A region from the Alosa alosa isolate M-15738 ecotype Scorff River chromosome 7, AALO_Geno_1.1, whole genome shotgun sequence genome encodes:
- the LOC125297314 gene encoding zinc finger protein ZFP2-like isoform X1: MDLGLSYSSGCNVTETRQLDQLSVMVKEEDIKEEECGHMISCPDEDEKPFADPHCKAETDVTESNVSYTETQQTTAEIEVKKEDEQEHNYLLGKKFGWDNLWSVGNMDLGHSFSSGCNVTETWQLDQLSVMVKEEDIKEEEYDHMISCQDEDEKPFAELHCKTETDGTESNVSYTETQQTTAEVKIGDDDEQEHDYLVESVSEHPDVTQQKIHGHNDELNLQLKGRLHHCTVCRKSFTALTELEKHQQTHSVSVNEKQSTDGKIRHKCIECGKSYSSFWCLKTHMLIHTGEKPHKCNQCEKAFSQSASLKSHMRIHTGEKPYKCVHCGKAFSFSSNLKSHMISHTGEKPHKCDQCGKPFSQRSTLKFHMLIHTGEKPHLCVQCGKAFSLISHLKRHILIHTGEKAHKCNQCGKAFSRIADLKSHMRIHTGEKPYKCVQCGKAFSSSSTLKTHMLIHTGEKPHLCVQCGRAFSLIAPLKRHILTHTGEKAHKCSQCGKAFAVIANLKSHMRIHTGEKPYKCVHCGKAFSQSLSLKNHMIYTGEKPYKCVQSRKAC, translated from the exons ATGGATCTCGGACTTTCGTATAGTTCTGGCTGTAACGTTACTGAAACGCGGCAGCTTGACCAACTGAGCGTGATGGTGAAAGAAGAAGATATAAAAGAGGAGGAATGTGGTCATATGATTTCATGTCCAGATGAAGATGAAAAGCCCTTTGCAGATCCTCACTGTAAAGCTGAAACAGACGTCACAGAGTCCAACGTTAGTTACACTGAAACACAACAGACAACTGCGGAGATTGAAGTGAAGAAAGAAGATGAACAAGAACACAATTATCTGCTGGGAA AAAAATTTGGATGGGATAATCTTTGGTCCGTTGGGAACATGGATCTCGGACATTCGTTTAGTTCTGGCTGTAACGTTACTGAAACGTGGCAGCTTGACCAACTGAGCGTGATGGTGAAAGAAGAAGATATAAAAGAGGAGGAATATGATCATATGATTTCATGTCAAGATGAAGATGAAAAGCCCTTTGCAGAGCttcactgtaaaactgaaacagacGGCACAGAGTCCAACGTTAGTTACACTGAAACACAACAGACAACCGCGGAAGTGAAGattggtgatgatgatgaacaAGAACATGATTATCTGGTGGAAA GTGTGTCTGAACACCCAGATGTAACGCAACAGAAGATCCATGGACACAACGATGAACTCAACCTGCAACTCAAAGGAAGGCTGCACCACTGCACAGTCTGCAGGAAGAGTTTTACGGCCCTTACTGAACTCGAGaaacaccagcaaacacactctGTTAGTGTGAATGAAAAGCAGAGCACTGATGGCAAAATTCGACATAAATGCATCGAGTGTGGAAAATCTTATTCAAGTTTTTGGTGtcttaaaacccacatgctaatacacactggagagaagcctcataagtGTAATCAATGTgaaaaagctttttcacaaagTGCTAGTCTGAAATCCCACATGCgtatacacactggagagaagccttatAAATGTGTTCACTGTGGGAAAGCTTTTTCATTTAGTTCAAATCTTAAATCCCACATGATCTCACACACTGGTgaaaagcctcataaatgtgaccaATGTGGAAAACCTTTTTCACAAAGGTCAACTCTTAAGTTccacatgctaatacacactggagagaagccccatctatgtgtccagtgtggaaaagctttttcactaatttcacatcttaaaAGACATATTTTAattcacactggagagaaggctCATAAGTGTAACcaatgtggaaaagctttttcacgaATTGCTGATCTGAAATCCCACATGCgtatacacactggagagaagccttataaatgtgttcagtgtgggaaagcTTTTTCATCAAGTTCAActcttaaaacccacatgctaatacacactggagagaagccccatctatgtgtccagtgtggaagagCTTTTTCACTGATTGCACCTCTGAAAAGACATATTTTaactcacactggagagaaggctCATAAGTGTAGCcaatgtggaaaagcttttgcaGTAATTGCTAATCTGAAATCCCACATGCGTAtacatactggagagaagccttatAAATGTGTTCACTGTGGGAAAGCTTTTTCACAAAGTTTATCTCTTAAAAACCACATGATCTACACAGGAGAGAAGCCTTATAAATGTGTCCAAAGCAGAAAAGCTTGTTAG
- the LOC125297314 gene encoding zinc finger protein 501-like isoform X2 — protein sequence MDLGHSFSSGCNVTETWQLDQLSVMVKEEDIKEEEYDHMISCQDEDEKPFAELHCKTETDGTESNVSYTETQQTTAEVKIGDDDEQEHDYLVESVSEHPDVTQQKIHGHNDELNLQLKGRLHHCTVCRKSFTALTELEKHQQTHSVSVNEKQSTDGKIRHKCIECGKSYSSFWCLKTHMLIHTGEKPHKCNQCEKAFSQSASLKSHMRIHTGEKPYKCVHCGKAFSFSSNLKSHMISHTGEKPHKCDQCGKPFSQRSTLKFHMLIHTGEKPHLCVQCGKAFSLISHLKRHILIHTGEKAHKCNQCGKAFSRIADLKSHMRIHTGEKPYKCVQCGKAFSSSSTLKTHMLIHTGEKPHLCVQCGRAFSLIAPLKRHILTHTGEKAHKCSQCGKAFAVIANLKSHMRIHTGEKPYKCVHCGKAFSQSLSLKNHMIYTGEKPYKCVQSRKAC from the exons ATGGATCTCGGACATTCGTTTAGTTCTGGCTGTAACGTTACTGAAACGTGGCAGCTTGACCAACTGAGCGTGATGGTGAAAGAAGAAGATATAAAAGAGGAGGAATATGATCATATGATTTCATGTCAAGATGAAGATGAAAAGCCCTTTGCAGAGCttcactgtaaaactgaaacagacGGCACAGAGTCCAACGTTAGTTACACTGAAACACAACAGACAACCGCGGAAGTGAAGattggtgatgatgatgaacaAGAACATGATTATCTGGTGGAAA GTGTGTCTGAACACCCAGATGTAACGCAACAGAAGATCCATGGACACAACGATGAACTCAACCTGCAACTCAAAGGAAGGCTGCACCACTGCACAGTCTGCAGGAAGAGTTTTACGGCCCTTACTGAACTCGAGaaacaccagcaaacacactctGTTAGTGTGAATGAAAAGCAGAGCACTGATGGCAAAATTCGACATAAATGCATCGAGTGTGGAAAATCTTATTCAAGTTTTTGGTGtcttaaaacccacatgctaatacacactggagagaagcctcataagtGTAATCAATGTgaaaaagctttttcacaaagTGCTAGTCTGAAATCCCACATGCgtatacacactggagagaagccttatAAATGTGTTCACTGTGGGAAAGCTTTTTCATTTAGTTCAAATCTTAAATCCCACATGATCTCACACACTGGTgaaaagcctcataaatgtgaccaATGTGGAAAACCTTTTTCACAAAGGTCAACTCTTAAGTTccacatgctaatacacactggagagaagccccatctatgtgtccagtgtggaaaagctttttcactaatttcacatcttaaaAGACATATTTTAattcacactggagagaaggctCATAAGTGTAACcaatgtggaaaagctttttcacgaATTGCTGATCTGAAATCCCACATGCgtatacacactggagagaagccttataaatgtgttcagtgtgggaaagcTTTTTCATCAAGTTCAActcttaaaacccacatgctaatacacactggagagaagccccatctatgtgtccagtgtggaagagCTTTTTCACTGATTGCACCTCTGAAAAGACATATTTTaactcacactggagagaaggctCATAAGTGTAGCcaatgtggaaaagcttttgcaGTAATTGCTAATCTGAAATCCCACATGCGTAtacatactggagagaagccttatAAATGTGTTCACTGTGGGAAAGCTTTTTCACAAAGTTTATCTCTTAAAAACCACATGATCTACACAGGAGAGAAGCCTTATAAATGTGTCCAAAGCAGAAAAGCTTGTTAG
- the LOC125297311 gene encoding gastrula zinc finger protein XlCGF57.1-like isoform X1 encodes MRNNYGIGLSSDGNEAFQLPTPKIEDIKEEEYDHMITCQDDEEEEKPLTELFCKTESLGSNEASQATAEFEVKLEDDEDEEEDHDDEDEEYQDDDSPQGGASKYPHGTQQNDELNLHLLEGLYHSAVCRKSFTALKELEKHQKRHFCVVSQWQNTGKEPDKCDQGGKAFTKTTNLSFFLLTHSGEKRYKCDQCGKTYSNIFILKHHMLTHTGEKPHKCALCGKAFSHISNFNSHMQTHTGKKPHQCAQCGKAFTQISTLKSHMLTHTGEKPHQCVQCGKAFTQMSNLRSHMLTHTGEKPHICVQCGKAFTHISNLRSHMLTHTGKKCNVCAQCGKAFSQTSSLKSHMLTHTGEKPYKCAQCGQAFERATTLKRHMLKHTGEKPHQCAQCGKAFDRATTLKQHMLTHTGEKPHQCAQCGKGFYQTSTLKSHMLTHTGEKPHQCVQCGKTFTQMSNLRSHMLTHTGEKCHVCAQCGKAFTHNSNLKSHMRIHTGEKPHHCAQCGKAYISSSGLKSHMRTHTEEKPHQCAQCGKAFKRAPTLKHHMLTHTRMMGHKCA; translated from the exons ATGAGGAATAATTATGGAATCGGGTTGAG CTCTGACGGTAATGAAGCATTCCAGCTGCCAACACCAAAAATAGAGGACATTAAAGAAGAGGAATATGATCACATGATCACATGTCAAgacgacgaggaggaggagaagccgCTCACTGAGCTGTTCTGTAAAACTGAGTCTCTTGGCTCTAATGAAGCATCACAGGCAACAGCAGAGTTTGAAGTGAAATTagaggatgatgaagatgaagaagaagaccACGACGATGAGGATGAAGAATACCAAGACGATGATTCTCCTCAGGGAG GTGCATCAAAATATCCACACGGAACACAACAGAATGATGAACTCAACCTGCATCTCCTAGAAGGACTGTACCACTCTGCAGTCTGCAGGAAGAGTTTCACAGCCCTGAAAGAACTCGAGAAACACCAGAAAAGGCACTTTTGTGTCGTTAGTCAATGGCAGAACACTGGCAAAGAACCTGATAAATGTGACCAGGGCGGAAAAGCATTTACAAAGACCACAAATCTTAGCTTCTTCCTGCTAACTCACTCTGGAGAGAAGCGATACAAATGTGACCAGTGTGGCAAAACCTAttcaaatattttcattttaaaacaccatatgctaacacacactggagagaagcctcataaatgtgccctGTGTGGGAAAGCCTTTTCACATATTTCCAATTTTAATTCCCATATGCAAACTCACACTGGAAAGAAGCCTCatcaatgtgcccagtgtggaaaagcatttacaCAAATTTCCACTCTTAAAAGCCATATGCTaactcacactggagagaagcctcatcaatgtgtccagtgtggaaaagcctttacaCAAATGTCAAATCTTAGATCCCATATGTTAAcccacactggagagaagcctcatatatgtgtccagtgtggaaaagcatttacaCACATTTCAAATCTTAGATCCCATATGCTTACTCACACTGGAAAGAAGTGTAATGTTTGTGCGCAGTGTGGGAAAGCTTTTAGTCAAACATCAAGTCTTAAAAGCCATATGcttacacacactggagagaagccttataaatgtgcccagtgtggacaAGCATTTGAAAGGGCCACAACACTTAAACGCCATATGCTAAAACACACTGGAGAAAAGCCTCatcaatgtgcccagtgtggaaaagcatttgaCAGGGCCACAACTCTTAAACAGCACATGCTTACTCACACTGGCGAGAAGCCTCatcaatgtgcccagtgtggaaaaggtttttatCAAACATCAACTCTTAAAAGCCATATGCTtactcacactggagagaaacctcatcaatgtgtccagtgtggaaaaacaTTTACACAAATGTCAAATCTTAGATCCCATATGCTTACCCACACTGGAGAGAAGTGTCATGtttgtgcccagtgtggaaaagcatttacaCATAATTCCAATTTAAAATCCCATATGCGAATtcatactggagagaagcctcatcatTGTGCCCAGTGTGGGAAAGCTTATATCTCAAGTTCAGGTCTCAAAAGCCATATGCGAACTCACACTGAAGAGAAGCCTCatcaatgtgcccagtgtggaaaggCATTTAAAAGGGCCCCAACTCTTAAACACcatatgctaacacacactAGAATGATGGGTCATAAATGTGCCTAG
- the LOC125297311 gene encoding gastrula zinc finger protein XlCGF57.1-like isoform X2: protein MDLGLSVSSDGNEAFQLPTPKIEDIKEEEYDHMITCQDDEEEEKPLTELFCKTESLGSNEASQATAEFEVKLEDDEDEEEDHDDEDEEYQDDDSPQGGASKYPHGTQQNDELNLHLLEGLYHSAVCRKSFTALKELEKHQKRHFCVVSQWQNTGKEPDKCDQGGKAFTKTTNLSFFLLTHSGEKRYKCDQCGKTYSNIFILKHHMLTHTGEKPHKCALCGKAFSHISNFNSHMQTHTGKKPHQCAQCGKAFTQISTLKSHMLTHTGEKPHQCVQCGKAFTQMSNLRSHMLTHTGEKPHICVQCGKAFTHISNLRSHMLTHTGKKCNVCAQCGKAFSQTSSLKSHMLTHTGEKPYKCAQCGQAFERATTLKRHMLKHTGEKPHQCAQCGKAFDRATTLKQHMLTHTGEKPHQCAQCGKGFYQTSTLKSHMLTHTGEKPHQCVQCGKTFTQMSNLRSHMLTHTGEKCHVCAQCGKAFTHNSNLKSHMRIHTGEKPHHCAQCGKAYISSSGLKSHMRTHTEEKPHQCAQCGKAFKRAPTLKHHMLTHTRMMGHKCA, encoded by the exons ATGGATCTTGGGCTGTCGGTAAGCTCTGACGGTAATGAAGCATTCCAGCTGCCAACACCAAAAATAGAGGACATTAAAGAAGAGGAATATGATCACATGATCACATGTCAAgacgacgaggaggaggagaagccgCTCACTGAGCTGTTCTGTAAAACTGAGTCTCTTGGCTCTAATGAAGCATCACAGGCAACAGCAGAGTTTGAAGTGAAATTagaggatgatgaagatgaagaagaagaccACGACGATGAGGATGAAGAATACCAAGACGATGATTCTCCTCAGGGAG GTGCATCAAAATATCCACACGGAACACAACAGAATGATGAACTCAACCTGCATCTCCTAGAAGGACTGTACCACTCTGCAGTCTGCAGGAAGAGTTTCACAGCCCTGAAAGAACTCGAGAAACACCAGAAAAGGCACTTTTGTGTCGTTAGTCAATGGCAGAACACTGGCAAAGAACCTGATAAATGTGACCAGGGCGGAAAAGCATTTACAAAGACCACAAATCTTAGCTTCTTCCTGCTAACTCACTCTGGAGAGAAGCGATACAAATGTGACCAGTGTGGCAAAACCTAttcaaatattttcattttaaaacaccatatgctaacacacactggagagaagcctcataaatgtgccctGTGTGGGAAAGCCTTTTCACATATTTCCAATTTTAATTCCCATATGCAAACTCACACTGGAAAGAAGCCTCatcaatgtgcccagtgtggaaaagcatttacaCAAATTTCCACTCTTAAAAGCCATATGCTaactcacactggagagaagcctcatcaatgtgtccagtgtggaaaagcctttacaCAAATGTCAAATCTTAGATCCCATATGTTAAcccacactggagagaagcctcatatatgtgtccagtgtggaaaagcatttacaCACATTTCAAATCTTAGATCCCATATGCTTACTCACACTGGAAAGAAGTGTAATGTTTGTGCGCAGTGTGGGAAAGCTTTTAGTCAAACATCAAGTCTTAAAAGCCATATGcttacacacactggagagaagccttataaatgtgcccagtgtggacaAGCATTTGAAAGGGCCACAACACTTAAACGCCATATGCTAAAACACACTGGAGAAAAGCCTCatcaatgtgcccagtgtggaaaagcatttgaCAGGGCCACAACTCTTAAACAGCACATGCTTACTCACACTGGCGAGAAGCCTCatcaatgtgcccagtgtggaaaaggtttttatCAAACATCAACTCTTAAAAGCCATATGCTtactcacactggagagaaacctcatcaatgtgtccagtgtggaaaaacaTTTACACAAATGTCAAATCTTAGATCCCATATGCTTACCCACACTGGAGAGAAGTGTCATGtttgtgcccagtgtggaaaagcatttacaCATAATTCCAATTTAAAATCCCATATGCGAATtcatactggagagaagcctcatcatTGTGCCCAGTGTGGGAAAGCTTATATCTCAAGTTCAGGTCTCAAAAGCCATATGCGAACTCACACTGAAGAGAAGCCTCatcaatgtgcccagtgtggaaaggCATTTAAAAGGGCCCCAACTCTTAAACACcatatgctaacacacactAGAATGATGGGTCATAAATGTGCCTAG